In one window of Opitutaceae bacterium DNA:
- a CDS encoding peptide ABC transporter substrate-binding protein: MLIRVLSATLLLSLALIVSGCGRPESRVEAGNRDGILHVGNGVEPQDLDPHTNTGSPESRILSAIFEGLVEQDGETLQPAPGVAKSWEISPDGLTYTFHLRENARWSDGTPLTAHDFVASFHRLLTPELAAEFAYMTYPVVGAEDFHSGRTQDFSTVGYKAPDDRTVVITLREPLPYLLNLLANYPWVPVPIHVIERFGGLARKGTDWTRPGNLVGNGPFVLKEWIPNQVVVVEKNPDYWDATSVKLNAIHFHPIESQETEERAFRAGQLHTTASLPVSKIAVYRRDHPESLRIEPRLGVAYVMCNTTRPPFDRREVRQAFSLAINRQLLVEKVLQGGQRPALTFSQPGMGGFTSGVKMEGDPSDIPGLLAAAGFPDGQGFPQIEYLYNTNEGNRNIAETLQEMWRRTIGADVRLTNQEWKVFLDNRTMGQYNLARAAWLPFADDPIDYYQLVSAASPDNSTGWSDPEFEAAFRQARAAADPDERFRNYQKMESIILRDLPIIPLYHYSTVYLVHPSVQGWTMNRLDTRPWKQIWLKAD; this comes from the coding sequence ATGCTGATCCGGGTTCTTTCTGCGACCCTTCTCCTTTCCCTGGCCCTCATCGTTTCGGGATGCGGTCGTCCGGAATCCCGGGTCGAGGCCGGCAACCGTGACGGCATCCTCCATGTCGGCAACGGGGTCGAGCCTCAGGACCTTGACCCGCACACCAATACCGGGTCGCCCGAATCACGGATTCTCAGCGCCATTTTTGAGGGTCTGGTCGAGCAGGACGGTGAAACCCTTCAACCCGCCCCCGGCGTCGCCAAATCCTGGGAAATCTCCCCCGACGGCCTCACCTACACCTTCCACCTCCGCGAAAACGCCCGTTGGTCGGACGGCACCCCCCTCACGGCCCATGACTTTGTCGCCTCATTTCACCGCCTGCTCACACCGGAACTGGCCGCCGAATTCGCCTACATGACCTATCCCGTGGTCGGTGCGGAGGACTTTCATTCCGGGCGGACGCAGGATTTCTCCACCGTGGGCTACAAGGCGCCGGACGACCGAACCGTCGTGATCACCCTACGCGAACCGCTGCCCTACCTGCTCAATCTCCTCGCCAATTACCCCTGGGTCCCCGTCCCCATCCATGTCATCGAGCGCTTCGGCGGACTGGCCCGCAAAGGAACCGACTGGACCCGCCCCGGCAACCTCGTCGGCAATGGTCCGTTTGTCCTCAAGGAATGGATCCCGAACCAGGTGGTTGTCGTCGAGAAGAATCCCGACTACTGGGATGCGACCTCGGTCAAACTGAACGCGATCCACTTCCATCCGATCGAAAGCCAGGAAACGGAGGAACGCGCCTTTCGCGCCGGGCAATTGCACACTACCGCGTCCCTGCCCGTCAGCAAGATTGCCGTCTACCGGCGCGATCATCCGGAGTCTCTCCGGATCGAACCGCGGCTCGGAGTGGCCTACGTCATGTGCAATACGACCCGGCCACCATTCGACCGACGGGAAGTCCGGCAAGCCTTCTCCCTCGCGATCAACCGGCAGCTTCTCGTGGAGAAGGTTCTTCAGGGTGGACAACGGCCCGCCCTGACCTTCAGCCAGCCCGGGATGGGCGGATTCACCTCCGGGGTCAAGATGGAAGGTGACCCATCCGATATCCCCGGACTCCTCGCCGCGGCAGGCTTTCCGGATGGCCAGGGGTTCCCGCAAATTGAATACCTCTACAATACCAACGAGGGAAACCGAAACATCGCCGAAACCCTCCAGGAGATGTGGCGGCGCACCATCGGCGCCGATGTCCGGCTGACCAACCAGGAATGGAAAGTCTTCCTCGATAACCGGACCATGGGCCAGTACAACCTCGCCCGCGCCGCCTGGCTGCCCTTCGCCGACGACCCCATCGACTACTACCAGCTTGTGTCCGCCGCCAGCCCCGACAACAGCACCGGTTGGTCGGACCCGGAATTCGAGGCGGCCTTCCGCCAGGCCCGCGCCGCAGCGGATCCGGACGAGCGATTCCGCAACTACCAAAAGATGGAGTCCATTATCCTGCGCGACCTGCCCATCATCCCGCTCTATCACTACAGCACGGTCTACCTCGTCCATCCCTCCGTCCAGGGCTGGACCATGAACCGACTGGATACCCGCCCCTGGAAACAGATCTGGCTGAAAGCGGACTGA
- a CDS encoding carbohydrate binding domain-containing protein translates to MNRTQTLSRRIRRMTLSVSLATISLPALADESTLFPFVIPWDDATADTVTNVSHLNAGSAGSGGFIESRDGHFVEATTGKRVRFFATNLGARAAFPSREDADKIAARMAKLGINLVRLHHLQNNWETDDGTIWLPGKPYLDVDPVQVDKLDYLIAALKRNGIYTNLNLSTTRDYIPEVGFPESVNDIPFRHHKKVDKFNRRMIQLQQEYAAKLLDRVNPYTGLAYRDEAALAFIEINNENSLVGWPGETPGEGLDTLPEPFRSELVALWNSWLHGRYGSDKALAEAWSIEAAPLGQSLVNQETAWSDETQAGPENARFTALPGTGSDQATDGIKVELLTDLAAEWLVQARLPNLTLENGQAYTLQFRARADRERIIGMKIHRDYPDWRDYGLRSKLILKPEWQDFSFSFKAHSAEPARGQIAFLLAGAPATVELDQVSLRLGSVPFTLPAGQSLLRQNIALGVNVGMGPQRADWIQFLVDTETAFSEGMRAFLREDLGMRAAIIDTQIEWGGLTSLVREDSMEYADAHGYWQHPQFRGSDWDPINWTVGREALVNRMDSDSGLLGEKAELRVHGKPFTVSEYNHPAPNDFQAEMMPLISTFGGLQDWDGFYTFAYSATGSKEDNSMMDAYFDTGTNPAKVALYPSTSLIFREGLIAPISRQETLVLPAVPWDFAMTAGAAWDKTGGRPDPLQARLSLYRSTTTEAGRESIAGTTEPSVRTTRHPKGVIYTADAMAAKVAVGFVGGQTVALDGLTLTFPEFGLFNEGFAAVTLVDHAGRNLRDFDRALLTLVGRVENQDMGWNEDRTSVGNQWGHGPVMAEGIPATVQLAVAHPCLVYALDPTGTRNHIVPSTWANGTLSFEVDHSHQTLWYEIARD, encoded by the coding sequence ATGAACCGCACCCAAACCCTGAGCCGCCGGATTCGACGGATGACCCTCTCCGTCTCCCTGGCCACCATCTCCCTCCCGGCCCTAGCCGATGAGTCGACGCTCTTCCCCTTCGTCATCCCCTGGGACGACGCGACCGCCGATACCGTCACCAATGTGAGCCACCTCAACGCCGGGTCCGCCGGTTCCGGTGGTTTCATCGAAAGCCGGGACGGACACTTCGTCGAAGCCACCACCGGAAAGCGGGTCCGTTTCTTCGCCACCAATCTCGGCGCCCGGGCCGCCTTCCCCTCCCGTGAGGATGCCGACAAAATCGCCGCCCGCATGGCCAAGCTCGGCATCAATCTCGTCCGCCTCCACCACCTTCAGAACAACTGGGAGACCGACGACGGCACCATCTGGCTTCCCGGCAAACCCTACCTCGATGTGGATCCCGTCCAGGTCGACAAGCTCGATTACCTGATCGCCGCCCTCAAACGCAACGGCATCTACACCAATCTCAACCTGTCCACCACCCGGGACTATATTCCCGAGGTCGGCTTTCCCGAAAGCGTGAACGACATCCCGTTCAGGCATCACAAGAAAGTGGACAAATTCAATCGACGGATGATCCAGCTCCAACAGGAGTATGCCGCCAAACTCCTCGATCGGGTCAATCCCTACACCGGCCTGGCCTACCGCGATGAAGCCGCCCTCGCCTTTATCGAAATCAACAACGAGAACTCCCTCGTCGGCTGGCCCGGGGAAACCCCCGGCGAAGGCCTCGATACCCTTCCCGAGCCGTTTCGCTCCGAATTGGTCGCCCTCTGGAATTCCTGGCTTCATGGCCGCTACGGATCCGACAAAGCCCTGGCCGAGGCCTGGTCGATCGAGGCCGCCCCGCTCGGCCAAAGCCTCGTCAATCAAGAAACCGCCTGGTCCGACGAGACACAGGCTGGACCCGAAAACGCCCGTTTCACCGCCCTGCCCGGCACCGGTTCTGATCAAGCCACCGACGGGATCAAAGTGGAACTCCTGACCGACCTCGCCGCCGAGTGGCTGGTTCAGGCCCGCCTGCCCAACCTCACCCTAGAAAATGGTCAGGCCTACACTCTCCAATTTCGCGCCCGGGCCGATCGTGAGCGGATTATCGGGATGAAGATTCATCGCGATTACCCCGACTGGCGCGACTACGGCCTCCGCTCCAAGCTCATCCTGAAACCCGAATGGCAGGATTTCTCCTTCTCCTTCAAGGCTCATTCCGCGGAACCCGCACGCGGCCAGATCGCCTTCCTCCTCGCCGGCGCACCCGCCACCGTGGAACTCGATCAGGTCTCCCTCCGCCTCGGATCCGTCCCCTTCACCCTACCCGCCGGCCAATCCCTTCTTCGCCAGAACATCGCCTTGGGCGTCAACGTCGGCATGGGGCCCCAGCGGGCCGACTGGATTCAATTCCTCGTCGATACCGAGACCGCCTTCTCTGAGGGCATGCGGGCCTTCCTCCGCGAAGACCTCGGGATGCGCGCCGCCATCATCGATACCCAGATCGAATGGGGCGGACTGACCTCCCTCGTGCGGGAAGATTCCATGGAATACGCCGACGCCCACGGCTATTGGCAGCACCCGCAATTCCGCGGGTCGGATTGGGATCCGATCAATTGGACGGTCGGCCGCGAGGCTCTCGTCAACCGCATGGACTCCGACTCCGGGCTTCTCGGCGAGAAGGCCGAATTGAGGGTGCACGGCAAGCCGTTCACCGTATCCGAATACAACCATCCTGCGCCCAATGATTTCCAGGCCGAGATGATGCCTCTCATTTCCACCTTCGGCGGTCTTCAGGACTGGGATGGCTTCTACACCTTTGCCTACTCCGCCACCGGCTCGAAGGAAGACAATTCGATGATGGATGCCTATTTTGACACCGGGACCAACCCGGCCAAGGTCGCCCTCTATCCCTCGACTTCATTGATTTTCCGCGAAGGCCTGATCGCTCCGATCTCTCGGCAGGAGACCCTCGTCCTCCCCGCCGTCCCGTGGGACTTCGCCATGACGGCCGGAGCGGCCTGGGACAAAACGGGCGGACGCCCGGATCCCCTGCAGGCCCGTTTGAGCCTCTACCGCTCCACGACGACGGAAGCCGGCCGGGAATCCATCGCCGGAACCACCGAGCCCTCGGTCCGGACCACACGACACCCGAAGGGAGTCATCTACACCGCCGATGCCATGGCCGCCAAGGTCGCCGTCGGCTTCGTCGGCGGTCAGACGGTCGCCCTCGACGGACTGACCCTGACCTTCCCCGAGTTCGGTCTTTTCAACGAAGGCTTTGCCGCCGTCACCCTGGTCGATCACGCGGGCCGGAACCTGCGTGACTTCGATCGCGCTCTCCTCACCCTCGTCGGACGGGTGGAAAACCAGGACATGGGTTGGAATGAAGACCGCACCAGCGTCGGCAACCAATGGGGACACGGCCCCGTCATGGCCGAGGGCATCCCCGCCACCGTGCAACTGGCGGTCGCCCACCCCTGCCTGGTTTACGCCCTCGATCCAACCGGCACCCGCAACCACATCGTCCCCTCCACCTGGGCCAACGGCACCCTCAGCTTCGAGGTCGATCATTCCCACCAGACCCTCTGGTACGAGATCGCCCGGGATTAG
- a CDS encoding mechanosensitive ion channel, with protein sequence MIPSFLPAIRARLTLLFAFLALAVLLPVVAQQPDPPKADPAGSTTTDAQAAVRDQESDALANPEQAPEKTIPIEEIAVRSQAAVQDVLKLGSDDERAPLLESVRQDLPELQKTLEQVSLEIESIVQSGRVGRRLRQIDDQLGTARKQVDDWQTDLVDLTRDLQDSLAQLARIEKLWTSTREAIAGEEGAALLLEQIDAVLAQTAESKATVLGVRDEALSIQAEVSNGSNRLTALLKEKNKLSEITRKDIFKPDSPFIWSIANIKADESGFSEELSTMSASDLGTLRAYFLSHPVNLVIQLLVMVLTAVFLIRVGRKHQATLESDPRTKSAAKLLKHPLANGIVIALVLTPVFLVSPPFVVYRYIVYLVLVPVLILLKSTLEESFKRSAQTTILLYVLIRFSEHMPEFSFAQRFTALIVAVLGTISVVRQWRIFPEPGTTRESGSFPFARWAGRIGIFVYPIAGITNILGLFALSSQLLSGFVGVVTLALILIAGSNAIREFLRIAMVVGPLRHTAAVRLHYATVDQTISRILRLTTLFVWVLVTLLIFGIYTPVRDAVSAILGFGWQVGALSLSVGSILAFFFTIWLSILISRSIRFVADAEILPRLDLPRGIPSTISMIIHYGIISIGIIIAMAAAGIHLSQMSIIIGALGVGIGFGLQNLVNNFVSGLILIFERPIKIGDKIQFGTTFGEVRSIGIRASTVRSFDGAEIIVPNGNLISNEVTNWTLSDQQRRIDISVGVAYGNDPEKVIALLTDVVGQFDAVLKDPAPFISFDAFGESSLDFTVRFWIDDFSIGLRLKSAILTAINKALGEAGIEIPFPQRDLHIRSVDAPAARALDGRSRPD encoded by the coding sequence ATGATCCCGTCGTTTCTCCCGGCAATCCGCGCTCGATTAACCCTCTTGTTCGCCTTCCTCGCGCTGGCGGTTCTCCTTCCGGTCGTCGCTCAACAGCCCGACCCTCCCAAAGCGGATCCGGCCGGGTCCACCACGACCGATGCCCAGGCCGCCGTCCGGGACCAGGAGTCGGATGCGCTGGCCAATCCGGAACAGGCGCCCGAGAAGACCATCCCCATCGAAGAGATCGCCGTCCGCTCCCAGGCCGCCGTTCAGGACGTTCTCAAGCTCGGATCGGATGACGAGCGCGCCCCTCTGCTCGAATCAGTCCGCCAGGATCTTCCCGAACTCCAGAAGACCCTCGAGCAGGTTTCGCTCGAAATCGAATCGATTGTCCAGTCGGGAAGAGTCGGACGCCGTCTCCGACAGATCGACGACCAGCTCGGCACGGCAAGAAAGCAGGTGGATGATTGGCAGACCGACCTCGTTGATCTGACACGGGACCTTCAGGACAGTCTCGCTCAACTGGCTCGGATTGAAAAGCTCTGGACATCAACCCGCGAAGCGATCGCCGGCGAAGAGGGAGCCGCCCTGCTTCTCGAACAGATTGATGCGGTTCTCGCCCAAACCGCCGAGTCCAAGGCAACCGTCCTCGGGGTGCGTGACGAGGCCCTCAGTATCCAGGCCGAGGTATCCAATGGATCGAACCGATTGACCGCCCTCCTGAAGGAAAAGAACAAACTGAGTGAGATCACCCGCAAGGATATCTTCAAACCAGACAGCCCGTTCATCTGGAGCATCGCCAACATCAAGGCCGACGAATCCGGATTTTCCGAGGAGCTCAGCACCATGTCCGCATCCGACCTGGGCACGCTGCGCGCCTATTTTCTCTCCCATCCGGTCAACCTCGTCATCCAGCTGCTGGTCATGGTCCTGACCGCGGTCTTCCTGATACGCGTTGGCCGGAAGCATCAGGCCACCCTCGAAAGCGATCCCCGCACCAAGTCCGCCGCAAAACTGCTCAAGCACCCTCTCGCCAACGGAATCGTCATCGCCCTTGTTCTCACCCCCGTCTTTCTGGTTTCGCCCCCGTTCGTCGTCTACCGCTACATTGTCTATCTCGTCCTGGTCCCCGTTCTGATCCTGCTCAAATCCACCCTGGAGGAGTCATTCAAGCGTTCGGCCCAGACGACCATCCTGCTCTATGTCCTGATCCGATTCAGCGAGCACATGCCTGAGTTTTCGTTCGCCCAGCGCTTCACCGCTCTGATCGTCGCAGTGCTGGGAACGATCTCCGTTGTCCGTCAATGGCGCATTTTCCCGGAGCCAGGGACAACCCGGGAATCCGGAAGTTTCCCTTTCGCCCGGTGGGCCGGCCGAATTGGAATCTTCGTCTACCCGATCGCCGGAATCACCAATATCCTCGGTCTCTTCGCCCTTTCCAGTCAGCTTCTTTCCGGATTCGTAGGCGTCGTCACCCTCGCCCTGATTCTGATCGCCGGAAGCAACGCCATTCGGGAATTCCTCCGTATCGCCATGGTGGTCGGCCCTCTCAGGCATACTGCGGCCGTGCGCCTTCATTACGCCACGGTCGATCAAACCATCTCGCGAATCCTCCGCCTCACCACCCTCTTTGTCTGGGTCCTGGTCACCCTCCTGATATTCGGTATCTACACACCGGTCAGGGACGCGGTGTCCGCCATCCTCGGGTTCGGCTGGCAGGTGGGCGCGCTCAGCCTTTCCGTCGGGTCGATCCTTGCCTTCTTCTTCACCATCTGGCTGTCCATCCTCATCTCCAGATCGATCCGCTTCGTCGCCGATGCGGAGATCCTGCCGCGCCTCGACTTGCCCCGGGGCATTCCGAGTACGATCTCCATGATCATCCATTACGGGATCATTTCCATCGGCATCATCATCGCAATGGCGGCGGCCGGGATCCATCTCAGCCAGATGAGCATCATCATCGGCGCCCTCGGGGTCGGCATCGGTTTCGGACTTCAGAACCTGGTCAACAATTTCGTCTCCGGCCTCATCCTCATCTTCGAGCGACCGATCAAGATCGGCGACAAGATCCAGTTCGGAACAACCTTCGGTGAAGTGCGCAGCATCGGCATTCGGGCCAGTACGGTGCGTTCATTCGACGGAGCCGAAATCATCGTCCCCAACGGGAATCTCATTTCAAACGAGGTCACCAACTGGACACTCTCCGATCAACAACGCCGCATCGATATCTCTGTGGGCGTCGCTTACGGCAACGATCCGGAGAAAGTCATCGCGCTTCTCACCGATGTCGTCGGCCAATTTGACGCCGTCCTCAAGGATCCCGCGCCCTTCATCTCCTTCGACGCCTTCGGGGAAAGCTCCCTCGATTTCACCGTCCGCTTCTGGATCGACGATTTCTCAATCGGTCTTCGTCTGAAGAGCGCCATCCTGACCGCAATCAACAAGGCCCTCGGCGAGGCCGGGATCGAAATCCCCTTCCCGCAACGCGACCTCCATATCCGCAGCGTCGATGCGCCCGCCGCCCGTGCTCTGGACGGCAGGAGCCGTCCGGACTGA
- a CDS encoding nuclease-related domain-containing protein, which translates to MTSNSGFAFLPYSGLSLLALAVLLVAAVVLRRQLPIFQRLGPDLAIISRPMGGLQEWREATRFGGLAVERGILAVALGSAMGVFCLNAAAWSMPTWVYVLTCMAAVALVGLTGFFAGQALHFGRRALASRQRFLGKRMVHDALNGLVAAKYIAVHDLSLDGLGLDHVVIGPSGVFLLETQTVMQHRSRFETGDSYQATYDGRSMVFRRRRLNGPLDAVRKKSIRLAEWLFDKVGEKIVVKPVLVVPGWRVERFGQGLVRVANQVELPEVLEAAADEELFRENLAVRIESGLKEIQVNLDQPDLEPELDEVAEDGEPARSKRWWSLRPRLKKRAKTKRLS; encoded by the coding sequence ATGACATCGAATTCTGGTTTTGCCTTTCTTCCCTATTCCGGACTCTCACTGCTGGCTCTGGCAGTGTTGCTGGTGGCTGCGGTTGTCCTGAGGCGCCAGTTGCCGATTTTCCAGCGACTGGGGCCGGATCTGGCGATCATTTCGAGACCGATGGGCGGGCTGCAGGAATGGCGAGAGGCCACCCGTTTCGGCGGACTGGCGGTGGAACGCGGTATTCTGGCCGTGGCCCTGGGCTCGGCCATGGGCGTTTTCTGTCTGAACGCCGCGGCCTGGTCCATGCCCACCTGGGTCTATGTCCTGACCTGCATGGCCGCAGTGGCCCTGGTGGGTCTGACCGGGTTTTTCGCGGGACAGGCCCTTCACTTCGGCCGACGGGCCCTGGCCAGCCGGCAGCGTTTTCTCGGCAAGCGGATGGTCCATGATGCCCTCAATGGGCTGGTGGCGGCGAAGTATATCGCCGTTCACGACCTGAGTCTGGATGGTCTGGGTCTGGATCACGTGGTCATCGGACCGAGCGGGGTCTTTCTGCTGGAAACCCAGACGGTGATGCAACACCGGAGCCGGTTCGAGACTGGTGATTCCTATCAGGCGACTTATGACGGGCGCAGCATGGTCTTCCGCCGTCGCCGTCTGAACGGTCCGCTCGACGCGGTCCGCAAAAAGTCCATTCGTCTGGCCGAGTGGCTTTTCGACAAGGTGGGCGAGAAGATCGTGGTCAAGCCGGTCCTGGTCGTGCCGGGGTGGCGGGTCGAACGTTTCGGGCAGGGTCTGGTGCGGGTCGCCAATCAGGTTGAACTGCCGGAAGTCCTCGAAGCAGCAGCCGATGAAGAGCTCTTCCGGGAGAATCTGGCGGTCCGGATCGAGAGCGGCTTGAAGGAAATTCAGGTGAATCTCGATCAGCCGGACCTGGAGCCTGAATTGGACGAGGTTGCCGAGGACGGCGAGCCGGCCCGTTCGAAGCGCTGGTGGTCGCTCAGGCCCAGGCTGAAGAAGCGGGCGAAGACCAAGAGGCTATCCTGA
- the hemH gene encoding ferrochelatase, translated as MAKRAVLLVNLGSPDSTSTRDVRRYLDEFLSDDRVLDIPKPVQQFVLKCFILPRRPKQSAHAYAKVWRPEGSPLTLISRQVRDLLSDRVDQPVHLAMRYGSPSIPDVIRTMADDGTEEIFLVPLYPHYAMSSYETVVARVHEVIRERHPGIRVTSQQPFFDHPDYIEALFQSTRPHLEKGYDHLLFSYHGIPVRHLRKADSSRSHCTIVANCCETCSPAHATCYKAQCLNTTAALVARAGIAPDRYSVSFQSRLAGEPWLQPYTDFELERFGKQGIGRLLVITPAFVSDCLETLEEIAMAGRDTFLEAGGREFEHIPCLNDHPAWIQFLTDRVNEWNAQP; from the coding sequence ATGGCCAAACGGGCAGTACTCCTCGTCAACCTTGGTTCCCCTGATTCGACCTCGACCCGGGATGTCCGACGCTACCTGGACGAGTTCCTCTCGGACGACCGGGTCCTCGATATCCCGAAGCCGGTGCAGCAATTCGTGCTCAAGTGCTTCATCCTGCCCAGACGACCGAAACAATCGGCCCATGCCTACGCCAAGGTCTGGCGGCCCGAGGGCTCGCCGCTCACGCTCATCAGCCGGCAGGTTCGCGACCTCCTTTCCGACCGGGTCGATCAACCCGTCCACCTCGCCATGCGCTACGGTTCGCCCTCGATCCCCGACGTCATCCGGACAATGGCCGACGACGGTACGGAGGAGATCTTTCTCGTGCCCCTTTACCCGCATTACGCCATGTCCAGCTACGAGACCGTGGTGGCACGCGTGCATGAAGTGATCCGCGAACGCCACCCCGGGATCCGGGTCACCTCCCAACAACCGTTCTTCGACCACCCGGACTATATCGAGGCCCTCTTTCAATCGACCCGACCCCATCTCGAAAAAGGTTACGATCATCTCCTCTTCAGCTACCACGGTATCCCGGTACGTCATCTGCGGAAGGCCGACTCCTCCCGGAGCCATTGCACGATCGTGGCCAACTGTTGCGAAACCTGCAGTCCGGCCCACGCTACCTGCTACAAGGCCCAATGCCTCAATACCACCGCCGCCCTCGTCGCCCGCGCCGGAATCGCGCCCGATCGCTACTCCGTCTCCTTTCAATCCCGCCTCGCGGGAGAACCCTGGCTCCAGCCCTACACCGATTTCGAACTCGAACGGTTCGGCAAGCAAGGGATCGGCCGGCTTCTGGTCATCACCCCCGCTTTCGTCTCCGATTGCCTCGAGACACTCGAGGAGATCGCCATGGCCGGACGCGATACCTTCCTCGAAGCCGGTGGACGCGAGTTCGAGCATATTCCCTGCCTGAATGACCATCCGGCCTGGATTCAATTCCTGACCGACCGGGTCAACGAGTGGAACGCGCAGCCCTGA
- the hemG gene encoding protoporphyrinogen oxidase, with protein MANVAVIGAGLTGLGAASRIERAGHRVTVFEAGSQVGGNIRSIQNSGYLVEEGPNTIQLSSAEHENWLREAAPRLNLIEADPAASKRYLVRHGRAIAVPGSPVGFLGTPLFSFKAKLRLIGELFARKPPPDTDESLSSFVLRRLGREMLDYAITPFVGGVYAGNPDQLSVRYGFPKLFNLEQDHRSLILGSVARRRERRRAGTLYRTRLVSFPDGLQALPRQLADSLREPVRLSTPVAGLDFDGQWRIRVGQPSSTETIQADAVVLALPATALASLRIRGSEVLRTMGEIKHPPVVSYAMGFRRDQIAHPLDGFGALIPALEPFRILGTLFSSSLFPGRAPEDHVLLTTFVGGTRAPELAGLPIDELRALILRDLEKLLGLHGAPVFEHRRLWPRAIPQYEVGHGRFLQATLRVERENPGLQIGGNARDGISLSYCIEGGRRLAGATLDFLAKR; from the coding sequence ATGGCCAACGTCGCAGTCATCGGAGCCGGTCTTACGGGATTGGGCGCGGCTTCACGAATCGAGAGGGCCGGCCACCGGGTGACCGTCTTTGAAGCGGGTTCTCAGGTCGGCGGAAACATCCGCTCGATCCAGAACTCCGGTTACCTCGTGGAAGAGGGTCCCAATACCATCCAGCTGTCTTCGGCCGAGCACGAGAACTGGCTCCGGGAGGCAGCTCCGCGGCTGAACCTGATCGAGGCCGATCCCGCCGCCTCCAAACGCTACCTTGTCCGCCACGGCCGCGCCATCGCGGTTCCCGGCTCACCCGTCGGCTTCCTCGGGACGCCTCTCTTTTCCTTCAAAGCCAAACTGCGGCTGATCGGAGAGCTCTTTGCCCGCAAACCCCCACCCGATACCGACGAATCCCTTTCCTCCTTCGTCCTGCGCCGATTGGGTCGGGAAATGCTCGACTACGCCATCACCCCCTTTGTCGGCGGGGTGTATGCCGGCAATCCCGATCAACTCTCAGTCCGCTACGGTTTCCCCAAGCTCTTCAACCTCGAACAGGACCACCGCTCCCTGATCCTCGGGTCTGTCGCCCGCCGCCGGGAACGGCGGCGGGCCGGCACCCTCTACCGCACCCGTCTGGTCTCCTTCCCCGACGGCCTGCAGGCGTTGCCCAGACAGCTGGCGGACTCACTCCGGGAACCGGTTCGCCTCTCCACCCCGGTCGCCGGACTGGACTTCGACGGCCAATGGCGAATCCGCGTCGGCCAGCCCTCCTCCACCGAAACAATCCAAGCCGACGCCGTGGTTCTTGCCCTGCCGGCCACCGCCCTGGCGTCCCTCCGGATCCGGGGAAGCGAGGTGCTCAGGACCATGGGCGAAATCAAACATCCCCCGGTCGTCAGCTACGCCATGGGCTTTCGACGGGACCAGATCGCCCACCCCCTCGACGGATTCGGAGCCCTCATCCCCGCCCTCGAACCGTTCAGGATCCTCGGAACCCTTTTCAGTTCATCCCTGTTTCCGGGTCGGGCACCGGAAGACCACGTTCTCCTGACAACCTTTGTCGGTGGCACCCGTGCCCCGGAACTGGCCGGTCTTCCCATCGACGAACTGCGGGCCCTCATTCTCCGCGATCTGGAGAAGCTCCTTGGCCTCCACGGCGCGCCCGTCTTCGAACACCGGCGCCTCTGGCCCCGGGCCATTCCACAATACGAAGTCGGGCACGGTCGCTTCCTTCAAGCCACCCTCAGGGTCGAAAGGGAAAACCCCGGACTCCAGATCGGTGGCAATGCCCGTGACGGGATCTCCCTCTCCTATTGCATCGAGGGCGGCAGGCGACTCGCCGGAGCCACCCTGGATTTCCTGGCGAAACGTTGA